From Oryzias melastigma strain HK-1 linkage group LG15, ASM292280v2, whole genome shotgun sequence, one genomic window encodes:
- the b3galnt2 gene encoding UDP-GalNAc:beta-1,3-N-acetylgalactosaminyltransferase 2 has translation MRRFALTLLPCAAAVLVHLWLAHRRSSTPPDCAPHSDESLPFYEVLVGVLSARHHYELRQAIRETWLGYIRDHPHFQHRVEVKFIVGKHGCAVPEEDREDPYSCSLLNFSEPVSGQDAEIETVAVADPSVLAPSDVSAIAVDFKVLHPVVITKLGVFSSSSRPELHGNVTVKLLQLDQEEAVVTARFSPISTGTMLNWVWYKPVEQFILPKGFEGTLVWESADSAALTTVNASSVKLSDGGGVLKISSIAEGILPHRSALGFPGLAGGFTFTIYDGDGLAELLRGRPARMESHASKLKLEDAALQEESLRHGDMVLVDVVDTYRNVPSKLLQFYKWSVENTEFMLLLKADDDCYIDVDSVLMKIDHKALKRNNFWWGNFRQNWAVDRIGKWQELEYASPAYPAFACGSGYVVSQDLVQWLASNAEKLKAYQGEDVSMGIWMAAVGPQKYQDAGWLCEKECYADMLSSPQHTAEELRSLWDRKRVCGDPCGCLWDP, from the exons ATGCGGAGGTTCGCGCTCACTCTGCTGCCCTGCGCTGCCGCCGTCCTGGTGCACTTGTGGCTGGCGCACCGACGCTCCTCCACCCCGCCGGACTGCGCTCCACACTCCG ATGAATCTTTGCCTTTCTATGAAGTCCTGGTGGGAGTTTTGTCAGCAAGACACCACTATGAGCTGCGACAAGCCATAAGAGAGACCTGGCTGGGCTACATCAGAGATCACCCCCACTTCCAGCACAG GGTGGAGGTGAAGTTCATCGTGGGGAAACATGGCTGTGCTGTTCCCGAGGAGGACAGGGAGGACCCGTACTCCTGCAGCCTCCTGAACTTCAGCGAGCCGG TGAGCGGTCAGGATGCTGAGATAGAGACCGTGGCGGTTGCTGACCCCTCTGTGCTCGCTCCTTCTGATGTGTCCGCCATCGCCGTGGACTTCAAGGTCCTCCATCCGGTGGTCATTACCAAACTTGGGGTGTTTTCCAGCAGCTCCAGACCTGAGCTTCATGGAAATGTGACGGTCAAGCTTCTGCAGCTTGATCAAGAG GAGGCCGTGGTTACGGCTCGCTTCAGCCCCATCAGCACAGGAACCATGCTGAACTGGGTGTGGTACAAACCTGTGGAGCAGTTCATCCTGCCTAAG GGTTTTGAGGGGACGCTGGTCTGGGAGAGCGCAGACTCGGCTGCTCTGACCACGGTCAACGCCTCGTCTGTCAAGCTCAGTGATGGAGGAGGAGTCCTCAAGATCTCCTCT ATTGCAGAGGGCATCCTGCCCCACAGAAGTGCTCTTGGATTTCCTGGTCTGGCCGGAGGCTTCACATTTACCATCTATG ATGGAGACGGTCTGGCGGAGCTCCTGCGTGGTCGTCCGGCCCGGATGGAGAGCCACGCCTCCAAGCTGAAGCTGGAAGACGCCGCGCTGCAGGAGGAGAGCCTCCGGCATGGAGACATGGTGTTGGTGGACGTGGTGGACACATACAGGAACGTGCCTTCCAAACTGCTGCAGTTCTATAAATG GTCTGTGGAGAACACAGAGTTCATGCTGCTGCTGAAGGCAGACGATGATTGCTACATCGATGTGGACTCTGTGTTAATGAAAATTGACCACAAAGCTCTCAAGCGCAACAATTTCTGGTGGGGGaa TTTCAGGCAGAACTGGGCGGTGGATCGCATCGGGAAGTGGCAGGAGCTGGAGTACGCCAGTCCGGCCTACCCGGCGTTCGCGTGTGGATCGGGGTACGTGGTTTCTCAGGACCTGGTCCAGTGGCTCGCCAGCAACGCAGAGAAACTGAAGGCCTATCAG GGAGAAGATGTGAGCATGGGGATATGGATGGCAGCTGTTGGACCACAGAAATATCAG